One Deinococcus sp. LM3 genomic region harbors:
- a CDS encoding response regulator transcription factor, producing the protein MSSQRILVIEDDLDIANVLRMDLTDAGFEVEHADSAMNGLIKAREEQPTLILLDLGLPDFDGGDVVQRLRKNSAVPIIVLTARDTVEEKVRLLGLGADDYLIKPFHPDELLARVKVQLRQRTTESLTMGELTLDPQKRLVTYKGDELRLSPKEFDILALLIRQPGRVYSRQEIGQDIWQGRLPEGSNVVDVHMANLRAKLRDLDGYGLLRTVRGVGYALRG; encoded by the coding sequence GTGAGCTCTCAACGCATTCTTGTCATCGAGGACGACCTGGATATCGCCAACGTCCTGCGCATGGACCTGACGGACGCCGGTTTTGAAGTGGAACACGCGGATTCGGCCATGAACGGCCTGATCAAGGCGCGCGAGGAGCAACCCACCCTGATCCTGCTGGACCTGGGCCTGCCGGACTTCGACGGCGGGGACGTCGTGCAGCGCCTGCGTAAGAACAGCGCCGTGCCGATCATCGTGCTGACCGCCCGCGACACCGTCGAGGAGAAGGTCCGCCTGCTGGGCCTGGGCGCCGACGACTACCTGATCAAGCCCTTCCACCCGGACGAACTGCTGGCCCGCGTGAAGGTGCAGCTCCGGCAGCGCACCACCGAGAGCCTGACCATGGGCGAACTGACCCTGGACCCTCAGAAGCGCCTCGTGACCTACAAGGGCGACGAGCTGCGCCTGTCGCCCAAGGAGTTCGACATCCTGGCGCTGCTGATCCGCCAGCCGGGCCGCGTGTACTCCCGCCAGGAGATCGGCCAGGACATCTGGCAGGGCCGCCTGCCCGAGGGCAGCAACGTCGTGGACGTCCACATGGCCAACCTGCGCGCCAAACTGCGCGACCTGGACGGCTACGGCCTGCTGCGCACCGTGCGTGGCGTCGGGTACGCCCTGCGCGGCTGA
- the recA gene encoding recombinase RecA, producing MSKEKDITAAPTDAKERAKAIDTAMSQIEKAFGKGSIMKLGAESKLDVQTISTGSLSLDLALGVGGIPKGRVTEIYGPESGGKTTLALSIIAQSQKAGGTAAFIDAEHALDPVYARALGVNTDELLVAQPDNGEQALEIMELLVRSGAVDIVVVDSVAALTPRAEIEGEMGDSLPGLQARLMSQALRKLTGILSKTNTAAIFINQVREKIGVMYGNPETTTGGRALKFYASVRLDVRKIGQPIKVGNDAVANTVKVKTVKNKVAAPFKEVELALVYGKGFDQLSDLVTLASDMDIIKKAGSFYSYGDERIGQGKEKAIAYIAERPEMENEIRERVLSAIRTGNAPELPTKPAAIAE from the coding sequence ATGAGCAAGGAAAAAGACATCACCGCCGCCCCCACCGATGCCAAGGAACGCGCCAAGGCCATCGACACCGCCATGAGCCAGATCGAGAAGGCGTTCGGCAAGGGCAGCATCATGAAACTGGGCGCCGAGAGCAAACTCGACGTGCAGACCATCAGCACCGGCAGCCTCAGCCTGGACCTCGCCCTGGGCGTGGGCGGCATCCCCAAGGGCCGCGTCACCGAGATCTACGGCCCGGAAAGCGGCGGCAAGACCACCCTGGCGCTCAGCATCATCGCGCAGTCGCAGAAGGCCGGCGGGACCGCCGCGTTCATCGACGCCGAACACGCCCTGGACCCCGTGTACGCCCGCGCGCTCGGCGTGAACACCGACGAACTGCTCGTCGCGCAGCCCGACAACGGTGAGCAGGCGCTGGAAATCATGGAACTGCTGGTGCGCAGCGGCGCCGTCGACATCGTCGTCGTCGACTCGGTCGCCGCCCTGACCCCCCGCGCCGAGATCGAGGGCGAGATGGGCGACAGCCTCCCCGGCCTGCAGGCCCGCCTCATGAGTCAGGCGCTGCGCAAACTGACCGGGATTCTCAGCAAGACGAACACTGCCGCCATCTTCATCAACCAGGTCCGCGAAAAGATCGGCGTGATGTACGGCAACCCGGAAACCACCACCGGCGGCCGCGCCCTTAAGTTCTACGCCTCGGTGCGCCTGGACGTCCGCAAGATCGGGCAGCCCATCAAGGTCGGCAACGACGCCGTCGCGAACACCGTGAAGGTCAAGACCGTGAAGAACAAGGTCGCCGCGCCCTTCAAGGAAGTCGAACTGGCCCTGGTGTACGGCAAGGGCTTCGACCAGCTCAGTGACCTCGTCACACTGGCCAGCGACATGGACATCATCAAGAAGGCCGGCAGCTTCTACTCGTACGGCGACGAACGCATCGGCCAGGGTAAGGAAAAGGCCATCGCCTACATCGCCGAGCGCCCCGAGATGGAAAACGAGATCCGCGAGCGCGTCCTGAGCGCCATCCGCACCGGCAACGCCCCGGAACTGCCCACCAAACCCGCCGCCATCGCCGAGTGA
- a CDS encoding PAS domain S-box protein produces the protein MNDFPAVAGADAGALLAALPDPVAWLGPDGDWTLNAAAADRLDRLQGRENWSALFSEDSAAQLRQAVRAAQAGQTTRVTAKVVDTAAPGLVTVAPSGGGVLLHLHVARDPLEVALELMDGLHLGLTVQSPDSRILLVNSAAPDILGLSAEQLTGRDSLDPRWQAIHPDGRPFPGDTHPSYMALRTRQVVRDVPMGIFHPPSGTWRWLQVTAIPRLVAGTDEPKQVTTVFADVTDRYVLQREMQRSEQRFRSLIEATSQIVWDTYPDGHFPPPQPGWEAFTGQTPGEYGGAGWLNAVHPDDRASTLRDWHRAVQTEQPYLTEHRLRRADGTYVPMQARAVPVRDEHGAIREWVGIHTDMSAVRDAQQALIDLNADLERRVQERTVALADLTRFSTLLLTAAGEGIFGLNPDGVTTFANPAAARMLGYSVERMIGASQHELVHHHHADGRTYDLHECPIHQTLQDGQARRVEQDVMWHAQGHAVPVAYVVTPTHDEAGQLSGAVVMVQDITERERAQAQLRELIENLERSNQDLEQFAYVASHDLQEPLRTIGSYTELLARRYQGQLDPRADQYLHYMQDAVLRMRSLIQDLLGFARVGRQEGLLERLALDDLLRDAGQNVRGTLDQGGGTLEWNTPHHVLGQSSLLIQLLTNLISNGLKFRAEDRAAHVQVTSHLEGEFVRVTVQDNGIGIAPEYHARVFDIFQRLHRREQYAGNGMGLAICRKIVEFHGGRIWLESVPAQGSTFHLTLPVAPSQ, from the coding sequence ATGAACGACTTTCCCGCCGTGGCCGGAGCGGACGCCGGCGCGCTACTGGCCGCGCTGCCCGACCCGGTCGCGTGGCTCGGCCCGGACGGCGACTGGACGCTGAACGCCGCCGCCGCCGACCGCCTGGACCGGTTACAGGGCCGCGAGAACTGGAGCGCGCTGTTCAGCGAGGACAGCGCCGCGCAGTTACGTCAGGCGGTGCGGGCAGCCCAGGCGGGACAGACCACGCGGGTCACCGCGAAGGTCGTGGATACCGCCGCGCCGGGCCTGGTGACGGTCGCCCCGTCGGGCGGCGGGGTGCTGCTGCACCTGCACGTCGCCCGTGACCCGCTGGAGGTGGCGCTGGAACTCATGGACGGCCTGCACCTGGGCCTGACCGTGCAGTCCCCGGACAGCCGCATCCTGCTGGTGAACAGCGCCGCCCCGGACATCCTGGGCCTGAGCGCCGAGCAGCTGACCGGACGGGACTCGCTGGACCCGCGCTGGCAGGCCATCCACCCGGACGGCCGTCCCTTTCCCGGCGATACCCACCCGTCCTACATGGCGCTGCGGACCCGTCAGGTCGTGCGGGACGTGCCGATGGGCATCTTCCACCCGCCCAGCGGGACGTGGCGCTGGTTGCAGGTGACGGCCATTCCGCGGCTCGTGGCCGGCACGGACGAACCCAAGCAGGTCACCACCGTCTTCGCGGACGTCACGGACCGGTACGTGCTGCAACGCGAGATGCAGCGCAGCGAGCAGCGTTTCCGGTCGCTGATCGAGGCGACCTCGCAGATCGTGTGGGACACCTACCCGGACGGGCACTTCCCGCCCCCGCAACCCGGCTGGGAGGCCTTTACCGGGCAGACGCCCGGCGAGTACGGCGGGGCCGGCTGGTTGAACGCCGTGCATCCGGACGACCGCGCCAGCACCCTGCGCGACTGGCACCGGGCCGTGCAGACCGAGCAGCCCTACCTGACCGAGCACCGCCTGCGCCGCGCCGACGGCACGTACGTACCCATGCAGGCCCGCGCCGTGCCCGTCCGGGACGAACACGGCGCGATCCGCGAGTGGGTGGGCATCCACACCGACATGAGCGCCGTGCGTGACGCGCAGCAGGCGCTGATCGACCTGAACGCCGACCTAGAGCGCCGCGTGCAGGAACGTACCGTGGCGCTGGCCGACCTGACCCGGTTCAGCACCCTGCTGCTGACCGCCGCCGGCGAGGGCATCTTCGGCCTGAACCCGGACGGCGTGACCACCTTCGCCAACCCGGCCGCCGCGCGGATGCTGGGTTACAGCGTGGAGCGCATGATCGGCGCGTCCCAGCACGAGCTGGTCCACCACCACCACGCCGACGGGCGCACGTACGACCTGCACGAATGCCCCATCCATCAGACCCTGCAGGACGGGCAGGCCCGCCGCGTCGAGCAGGACGTCATGTGGCACGCACAGGGCCACGCCGTGCCGGTCGCGTACGTGGTCACGCCCACCCACGACGAGGCCGGGCAGCTCAGCGGCGCGGTCGTCATGGTGCAGGACATCACGGAACGCGAGCGTGCCCAGGCGCAGCTGCGGGAACTGATCGAGAACCTCGAACGCAGCAACCAGGACCTCGAGCAGTTCGCGTACGTCGCCAGCCACGACCTGCAGGAACCGCTGCGCACCATCGGCAGTTACACCGAACTGCTCGCCCGCCGCTACCAGGGGCAGCTCGACCCGCGCGCCGACCAGTACCTGCACTACATGCAGGACGCCGTGCTGCGGATGCGCAGCCTGATCCAGGACCTGCTGGGCTTCGCCCGCGTGGGCCGCCAGGAGGGACTGCTCGAGCGCCTCGCCCTGGACGACCTGCTGCGCGACGCCGGGCAGAACGTGCGCGGCACGCTGGATCAGGGGGGCGGCACGCTGGAATGGAACACCCCGCACCACGTGCTGGGCCAGTCGTCCCTGCTGATCCAGCTGCTGACGAACCTGATCAGCAACGGCCTGAAATTCCGCGCCGAGGACCGCGCGGCGCACGTGCAGGTGACCTCACACCTGGAGGGCGAGTTCGTGCGCGTGACCGTACAGGACAACGGGATCGGGATCGCGCCCGAGTACCACGCGCGGGTGTTCGACATCTTCCAGCGGCTGCACCGTCGCGAGCAGTACGCCGGCAACGGCATGGGGCTCGCCATCTGCCGTAAAATAGTCGAGTTCCACGGCGGCCGCATCTGGCTCGAATCTGTCCCGGCACAGGGCAGTACCTTCCACCTGACGCTGCCCGTGGCTCCCTCCCAATGA
- a CDS encoding transcriptional repressor, translating into MTMVRQTKQRAAVIEVLRTARSHPDAAWIHAQVRGQLPSVSLGTVYRTLDALVRDGVVVTLERAGQATRYDYKHEGDAHHHAVCRGCGAIFDVDAAVVPTLPASAFPAGFQVTDVRLEFMGVCPGCQAQAAEAARD; encoded by the coding sequence ATGACGATGGTGCGGCAGACCAAGCAGCGGGCGGCGGTGATCGAGGTCCTGCGGACCGCGCGGTCCCACCCGGACGCCGCGTGGATTCACGCGCAGGTGCGTGGGCAGTTGCCCAGCGTGAGCCTGGGGACCGTGTACCGCACGCTGGACGCGCTGGTTCGCGACGGCGTGGTGGTCACGCTGGAACGCGCCGGGCAGGCCACCCGTTACGACTACAAGCACGAGGGCGACGCGCACCACCACGCCGTGTGCCGGGGCTGCGGCGCGATCTTCGACGTGGACGCCGCCGTGGTGCCCACCCTGCCCGCCTCGGCCTTCCCGGCCGGGTTCCAGGTGACGGACGTCCGCCTGGAGTTCATGGGCGTGTGTCCGGGCTGTCAGGCGCAGGCCGCCGAGGCCGCCAGGGACTGA
- a CDS encoding MarC family protein yields the protein MDVTELSSIALQTFLTMLVVMDPIGLAPIFIGLAGNRPSFERRRVALKACVVAGIIILLFGLFGRELLGHLGISLSSFRIAGGILLFLIALDMVFARPSGSKETAEEEQEAQQREDISVFPLAIPLIAGPGTLASIMILAADAHGSPLLLSAVFLVTAAVLLLCYLALRLSGQIARVIGLTGVHVVTRVLGVLLGALAVQYVADGTLELIRGGLKTGWVPGTLPWLG from the coding sequence GTGGATGTGACGGAACTTTCCAGCATTGCCCTTCAGACGTTCCTGACGATGCTGGTCGTGATGGACCCTATCGGGCTGGCGCCGATCTTCATCGGGCTGGCCGGGAACCGCCCGAGCTTCGAGCGGCGGCGCGTGGCCCTGAAGGCCTGCGTGGTCGCGGGCATCATCATCCTGCTGTTCGGTCTGTTCGGGCGGGAACTGCTGGGGCACCTGGGCATCAGCCTCAGTTCGTTCCGGATCGCGGGCGGCATCCTGCTGTTCCTGATCGCGCTGGACATGGTGTTCGCGCGGCCCAGCGGCAGCAAGGAAACCGCCGAGGAGGAGCAGGAGGCGCAGCAGCGTGAGGACATCAGCGTGTTCCCACTGGCCATTCCGCTGATCGCGGGCCCCGGCACGCTGGCGAGCATCATGATTCTCGCGGCGGACGCGCACGGGTCGCCGCTGCTGCTCTCGGCGGTGTTCCTGGTGACGGCCGCCGTGCTGCTGCTGTGTTACCTGGCGCTGCGCCTGTCGGGGCAGATCGCGCGGGTGATCGGCCTGACCGGCGTGCATGTGGTCACGCGGGTGCTGGGCGTGCTGCTGGGCGCACTGGCCGTGCAGTACGTGGCCGACGGAACGCTGGAACTGATCCGGGGCGGCCTGAAGACCGGCTGGGTGCCCGGCACGCTGCCCTGGCTGGGCTGA
- a CDS encoding HD domain-containing protein, with product MNRDQAYALMLEHTPSGSLRRHMLNVEAAMRAYARHWGEDEELYAVAGLLHDFDYEAHPDEHPVWGVAFLREHTDTPAEVLDAIMGHAAFTGTPRESRLSRTLFAVDELTGLVQAAALVRPDRDVRQVELSSLKKRFKNRAFAAGVNRDEVEQGARELGVPLDEHMERVLRALQDAAPEPAPT from the coding sequence ATGAACCGTGATCAGGCGTACGCGTTGATGCTGGAGCACACTCCGTCCGGGTCGCTGCGGCGGCACATGCTGAACGTCGAGGCCGCCATGCGCGCCTACGCCCGCCATTGGGGCGAGGACGAGGAACTGTACGCCGTGGCGGGCCTGCTGCACGACTTCGACTACGAGGCCCACCCGGACGAGCATCCCGTCTGGGGCGTGGCGTTCCTGCGTGAGCACACCGACACGCCGGCGGAGGTGCTGGACGCGATCATGGGTCACGCGGCCTTCACGGGTACGCCCCGCGAGTCGCGGCTGTCCAGGACGCTGTTCGCGGTGGACGAACTGACCGGGCTGGTGCAGGCGGCCGCGCTGGTCCGCCCGGACCGGGACGTGCGGCAGGTGGAACTATCCAGCCTGAAAAAACGCTTTAAAAACCGGGCGTTCGCGGCGGGTGTCAACCGCGACGAGGTCGAGCAGGGCGCCCGCGAACTGGGCGTGCCGCTCGACGAGCACATGGAGCGGGTGCTGCGCGCCCTTCAGGACGCCGCGCCCGAGCCGGCCCCCACCTGA
- a CDS encoding HNH endonuclease: MTSRKDVQEDTRIPRIAADLNAPRVLVLNASYEPLHVTSAKRAITLVQYGVAEILEDSADVVRSPSTVMSVPSVIRLRRYVRRPRVHPVPFNRRNVLRRDTFVCQYCGSSEELTLDHVLPRSRGGRHTWENVTTACRACNQRKGNRTPEEAAMPLRTRPRAPTFGAYAHGQFAHWQPQWSRYLGG, from the coding sequence ATGACCTCCAGAAAGGACGTGCAGGAAGACACCCGAATACCCCGTATCGCGGCCGACCTGAACGCGCCGCGTGTGCTGGTGCTGAACGCCTCGTACGAGCCGCTGCACGTCACGAGTGCCAAGCGGGCCATCACGCTCGTGCAGTACGGCGTGGCCGAGATTCTGGAGGACAGTGCGGACGTGGTCCGTTCGCCCAGCACCGTCATGAGCGTGCCCAGCGTGATCCGCCTGCGCCGCTACGTGCGCCGCCCGCGCGTGCACCCGGTGCCGTTCAACCGCCGCAACGTGCTGCGCCGCGACACCTTCGTCTGCCAGTACTGCGGTTCATCCGAGGAACTCACGCTGGACCACGTGCTGCCCCGTTCGCGCGGCGGGCGCCACACCTGGGAGAACGTCACGACCGCCTGCCGCGCCTGCAACCAGCGCAAGGGCAACCGCACCCCCGAGGAGGCCGCCATGCCGCTGCGGACCCGTCCGCGCGCCCCGACCTTCGGCGCGTACGCCCACGGGCAGTTCGCGCACTGGCAGCCGCAGTGGAGCCGCTACCTGGGCGGCTGA
- a CDS encoding biotin transporter BioY translates to MTLTHPTLARQLAPTPSLARDLLLVGGGAALIALLAQAEVPLQPVPMTLQTLGVLLVGAALGWKRAFAAVLLYALAGAAGLPVYAGGASGFMNSTGTGLRASIGYVISYPLAAALVGFLVERFGLDRRFLGTCLAMLAGSALIYAIGLPVLGAITGLKGAALLTAGLTPFLIGDSIKLLLAALLLPAAWKFARR, encoded by the coding sequence ATGACCCTGACCCACCCCACCCTGGCCCGCCAGCTCGCCCCCACCCCCAGCCTCGCGCGTGACCTGCTGCTCGTCGGCGGCGGCGCGGCCCTGATCGCGCTGCTCGCGCAGGCCGAGGTGCCGCTGCAACCCGTCCCCATGACCCTCCAGACGCTGGGCGTGCTGCTGGTCGGCGCGGCCCTCGGCTGGAAACGCGCCTTCGCCGCCGTGCTGCTGTACGCGCTGGCCGGCGCGGCCGGACTGCCCGTGTACGCCGGCGGCGCCAGCGGCTTCATGAACTCCACGGGCACCGGCCTGCGCGCCAGCATCGGCTACGTCATCAGCTACCCGCTGGCCGCCGCGCTCGTCGGTTTCCTGGTCGAACGCTTCGGGCTGGACCGCCGGTTCCTGGGGACCTGCCTCGCCATGCTGGCCGGCAGCGCCCTCATCTACGCCATCGGCCTGCCCGTCCTGGGCGCCATCACCGGCCTGAAGGGCGCGGCCCTGCTGACCGCCGGCCTGACCCCCTTCCTCATCGGCGACAGCATCAAGCTGCTGCTGGCCGCGCTGCTGCTGCCCGCCGCCTGGAAGTTCGCCCGCCGGTAA
- a CDS encoding biotin--[acetyl-CoA-carboxylase] ligase codes for MPDRLLPLLTERPQTGDALGQTLGVNRVTVNTLARHLIEAGVPVQVTRAGYALPPGTPTPHLTPRSGTLGQAMRYQGTVTSTQDSLRAWADHPTHPAPHGAVTVAERQTAGRGRRGRTWDTTHGTLVFSVLLTRSLRGGPLTLADLPLMPLAAGVAVQRAAGVGGLKWPNDLLAPNGRKLAGILLEADLRGEEARRAVLGIGINVTAAPQDAAHLGALHAPGTPEPTRAALLGTLLLELERWLAAPATDILNAWRAANVTLGRPVLIHTHEGPLEGVATDLDAQGSLIVTTAHGPRTVSAGDVQLVGSLAPELPEPSGSGPAP; via the coding sequence ATGCCCGACCGCCTGCTGCCCCTCCTGACCGAACGCCCCCAGACCGGGGACGCCCTCGGGCAGACCCTCGGTGTGAACCGCGTCACCGTGAACACCCTGGCCCGCCACCTGATCGAGGCCGGCGTGCCCGTCCAGGTCACCCGCGCCGGCTACGCCCTGCCGCCCGGCACGCCCACCCCGCACCTGACCCCCCGCAGCGGCACGCTGGGACAGGCCATGCGCTACCAGGGCACCGTCACCAGCACCCAGGACAGCCTGCGCGCCTGGGCCGACCACCCCACCCACCCCGCCCCGCACGGCGCGGTCACGGTCGCCGAACGCCAGACCGCCGGACGCGGCCGCCGGGGCCGCACCTGGGACACCACGCACGGCACCCTGGTCTTCAGCGTCCTGCTGACCCGCAGCCTGCGCGGCGGCCCCCTGACCCTCGCGGACCTGCCGCTGATGCCGCTGGCCGCCGGAGTCGCCGTGCAGCGCGCCGCCGGCGTGGGCGGCCTGAAATGGCCGAACGACCTGCTCGCCCCGAACGGCCGCAAACTGGCGGGCATCCTGCTCGAAGCCGACCTGCGCGGCGAGGAAGCCCGCCGCGCCGTCCTGGGCATCGGCATCAACGTCACGGCCGCCCCGCAGGACGCCGCGCACCTGGGCGCCCTGCACGCCCCCGGCACCCCCGAACCCACCCGCGCCGCCCTGCTCGGCACGCTGCTGCTCGAACTGGAACGCTGGCTGGCCGCGCCCGCCACGGACATCCTGAACGCCTGGCGGGCCGCGAACGTCACCCTGGGCCGCCCCGTCCTGATCCACACGCACGAAGGCCCCCTGGAGGGCGTCGCGACCGACCTCGACGCGCAGGGCAGCCTGATCGTCACGACCGCGCACGGCCCCCGCACCGTCAGCGCCGGGGACGTGCAACTCGTCGGCAGCCTCGCCCCGGAACTCCCGGAACCGTCCGGGAGCGGCCCCGCACCCTGA
- a CDS encoding response regulator → MTPTPITDPIEILLVEDNEPDVLLTLEAFEDARVPNRLHVTRDGVEAMRFLRGEGEHSGAPRPDVILMDINMPRKTGLEVLEEIKADPDLRSIPVVMLTTSQADDDVRASYERHASGYVVKPVGFENFLGAMRAFEAFWMTFVRFPPRGP, encoded by the coding sequence ATGACCCCAACACCCATCACTGATCCCATTGAAATTCTGCTGGTCGAGGACAACGAGCCGGACGTCCTGCTGACCCTCGAGGCCTTCGAGGACGCCCGCGTTCCCAACCGCCTGCACGTCACCCGTGACGGCGTGGAGGCCATGCGCTTCCTGCGCGGCGAGGGCGAGCACAGCGGCGCGCCCCGCCCCGACGTGATCCTGATGGACATCAACATGCCCCGCAAGACCGGCCTGGAAGTCCTGGAGGAGATCAAGGCCGACCCGGACCTGCGCAGCATCCCGGTCGTGATGCTCACCACCAGTCAGGCGGACGACGACGTGCGCGCCTCGTACGAACGCCACGCCAGCGGGTACGTGGTCAAACCCGTGGGCTTCGAGAACTTCCTGGGAGCCATGCGCGCCTTCGAGGCCTTCTGGATGACCTTCGTGCGCTTCCCGCCGCGCGGACCGTAA